The DNA window ATTGTTTCTGCCTGACATACGACCACCCGAAGTCTGCTTTCGCCCCGAAGCAGGCTTCCATCCAGGACGTGTGCGAAGTGCTATGGCAAGCCCAGCCGGGCGATCATCAACGTAGCTGAAGCAGGGCAAGCGCCCTGGAGTTGGTGGGATGCGTGCAGCGCGGCAGGTGCACAACAGCGTTCTACTGAGGAGAAACCATGCTGCGAAAAGAAGTCCGCGGCCGCTGTAGTGAGCAGGTACAGACGATCGATGCCGTGGCTGCGTGCTCGCGCTTTGATGGCATCCAGCAGCTGCTTGCCTAAGCCCTGTCCGCGCATTCGTTCAGTCACCGCCAAAGACCGTAACAACGCTACGTCGCCGTAACGTTCGTACCTACCCACGCAACACGTCGCGCCTCCGGTTTCGCCGACAAGAAAGTCCTCAAGGTGATCGCGGGCGCCGTCAAGTGGCAGACTGGATGCCAGCAGCAGCGACTCGATCACCGGCCAGTCTTCCGTGACGGCGGATCGATACGTCAACAGAT is part of the Pseudoduganella lutea genome and encodes:
- the arsN2 gene encoding arsenic resistance N-acetyltransferase ArsN2; this translates as MTYRSAVTEDWPVIESLLLASSLPLDGARDHLEDFLVGETGGATCCVGRYERYGDVALLRSLAVTERMRGQGLGKQLLDAIKARARSHGIDRLYLLTTAAADFFSQHGFSSVERCCAPAALHASHQLQGACPASATLMIARLGLP